In Opitutus sp., one genomic interval encodes:
- the rfbH gene encoding lipopolysaccharide biosynthesis protein RfbH produces the protein MITSQLADPASLLIEESDYLSSDRLPLASGVRIDRVLLVAADIVQRLSVSLRPQVVAAVRKRIILSDTRHYSTLVHTGQRPGDDAAHAPWAPGQTIPYAGRVFNQDEVEAAVGSTLDFWLTLGPEGEAFERELAALLGVKYSLLVNSGSSANLVALAALTTHKLPAHKRIQPGDEVITVAAGFPTTVSPILQLGAVPVFIDNDPVTGNIRAAQLQSAYVAGKTKAVMIAHALGNPFDLGAVLEFCKQHDLWLIEDNCDALGCTYSLPVARAKALGLDHLLKLAEAKSLELGAESSQLKIPFVANGILTAYTGSFGDISTQSFYPPHHLTMGEGGAVNIISKPPLKTYAESFRDWGRDCWCPSGKDDTCCKRFGWQLGELPKGYDHKYIYSHLGYNLKPLDPQAAIGRQQLKKLPAFIEARKQNWETLRAGLADLEDVFDFTLPTHATRWLPPSERTFAGKNSELIANSSELTAPSSQLQAPGSELPAPSSFAWDSSGCRTDTSWFGFMLRVKPTAPFSHTDFARHLDEKKIGNRMFFGGNLLRQPVFVQLRKDRPEALRVVSADGRALTSAQRELELKASTQREAASPLPGADAIMHEAIFLGTYPGLTPAMLAYEIQVISDFVTSER, from the coding sequence ATGATCACCAGCCAACTGGCAGACCCCGCCTCGTTGCTCATTGAGGAAAGCGATTACCTGTCCAGCGACCGCTTGCCTCTGGCCTCAGGGGTGCGCATTGACCGCGTTCTGCTCGTCGCCGCCGATATCGTTCAACGCCTCAGCGTGTCGCTCCGCCCCCAAGTGGTCGCCGCCGTCCGCAAGCGCATCATCCTCAGCGACACCCGCCATTACTCCACCCTCGTCCACACCGGCCAACGACCCGGCGATGACGCCGCCCACGCCCCCTGGGCCCCCGGCCAGACCATCCCCTACGCCGGCCGCGTGTTTAACCAGGATGAAGTCGAGGCCGCCGTCGGCTCCACCCTCGATTTCTGGCTCACCCTCGGGCCCGAGGGCGAAGCCTTTGAACGCGAACTCGCCGCCCTTCTCGGCGTCAAATACAGCCTGTTGGTCAACTCCGGCTCCTCGGCCAACTTGGTCGCTCTGGCCGCCCTCACCACCCACAAGCTCCCCGCCCACAAGCGCATCCAGCCCGGCGACGAGGTCATCACCGTGGCGGCGGGCTTCCCCACCACGGTTTCGCCCATCCTCCAGCTCGGTGCCGTCCCGGTTTTTATCGATAACGACCCGGTCACCGGCAACATCCGCGCCGCACAACTCCAGTCGGCCTACGTCGCGGGCAAAACCAAGGCCGTCATGATCGCCCACGCCCTGGGCAACCCCTTCGACCTCGGAGCCGTGCTGGAATTCTGCAAACAGCACGACCTCTGGTTGATCGAGGACAACTGCGACGCCCTCGGCTGCACCTACTCGCTGCCCGTCGCCCGCGCCAAAGCCCTCGGCCTCGACCACCTGCTCAAACTGGCGGAAGCTAAGAGCTTGGAGCTTGGAGCTGAGAGCTCCCAGCTCAAAATTCCGTTCGTCGCGAACGGGATTTTGACCGCCTACACCGGCTCCTTCGGCGACATCTCCACCCAGTCCTTTTACCCTCCCCACCACCTGACGATGGGCGAGGGTGGGGCGGTGAATATTATCAGCAAACCCCCGCTCAAAACCTATGCGGAAAGTTTCCGCGACTGGGGCCGCGACTGCTGGTGCCCTTCCGGCAAAGACGACACGTGCTGTAAGCGCTTCGGCTGGCAGCTCGGCGAACTCCCCAAGGGCTACGACCACAAGTACATCTACAGCCACCTCGGCTATAACCTAAAACCCCTCGATCCCCAGGCCGCCATCGGTCGCCAGCAGCTCAAAAAGCTGCCCGCCTTCATCGAAGCGCGTAAGCAGAACTGGGAAACCCTGCGCGCCGGCCTGGCCGATCTGGAGGACGTGTTTGACTTCACCCTGCCCACCCACGCCACCCGCTGGCTCCCGCCGAGCGAACGCACGTTCGCAGGAAAGAACTCGGAGCTAATAGCTAATAGCTCCGAGCTCACAGCTCCAAGCTCCCAGCTCCAAGCTCCCGGCTCAGAGCTCCCAGCTCCCAGCTCATTCGCCTGGGATTCTTCCGGTTGCCGCACCGACACCTCTTGGTTCGGTTTCATGCTCCGGGTAAAACCCACCGCACCCTTCAGCCACACCGATTTCGCCCGCCACCTGGACGAGAAAAAAATCGGCAACCGAATGTTTTTTGGCGGCAACCTCCTGCGCCAGCCCGTCTTTGTCCAATTGCGCAAAGACCGCCCGGAAGCACTCCGCGTGGTGTCGGCCGACGGTCGCGCCCTGACGTCCGCCCAGCGTGAACTTGAACTTAAAGCGTCCACCCAACGCGAAGCGGCCTCACCGTTACCCGGTGCCGACGCCATCATGCATGAGGCGATTTTCCTCGGCACCTATCCGGGCCTCACCCCGGCGATGCTCGCCTACGAAATCCAGGTCATCAGCGACTTCGTGACATCCGAAAGATAG
- a CDS encoding DUF2283 domain-containing protein → MKIKYFPDTDTALVEFTSYPVAETKEISEDVFVDLDASGRLVSMTIEHAKTSASIRDFSFEELLAS, encoded by the coding sequence ATGAAAATCAAATACTTCCCCGATACTGATACTGCCCTCGTCGAGTTTACTAGTTACCCTGTGGCTGAAACCAAAGAGATCAGTGAAGATGTCTTTGTGGACCTCGATGCCTCTGGACGCCTGGTCAGCATGACAATTGAGCATGCCAAGACATCCGCTTCGATTCGGGATTTTAGCTTTGAAGAACTGCTTGCATCCTAA
- a CDS encoding transposase — translation MKTGNKISSGVKLSSNESIVYPSGDFFSTPARSDFGDFLLELKRFWRSHPEIQVAMTADLDAHAMAEKLERRKNREFDLAQTEALFAVPASGTAEKTQAEFLAAGRPRTPAVVVFITAMATGYLGSQYGACPRMVLLESASLRTLLDDLGYTLPAPNTVGPLINRLSESTLALIHRAQLAGILSEGLDSFTDITLDSTAIKASSCWPTDSGIIYRLFERAYRLGGKLDQVGLTSLQAGCKDHWLEELRKSARAIALLGGGPRRAQKLRLLYDQFYQIACKLGGRLLTQVEAAEAEANVKLAKLRPSKRRIAEDLLDCIHGDVVAVITTIQQSIARVHDGVKTRSRERVLSLADRSAAFIEKGGREPVIGYKPQLARSRGGFVTALILDAGNVADCKQLVPLLIQNIANTGLVPASANVDDGYSSAEGLAQAYELKVAKVSISGAKGRALLGEELWNHQDYITLRAERSAIESLMFTLKFNHGFGRPGRRGLAAVRSELTLKILAHNFDRMILVRARRSQEKPLPLAA, via the coding sequence ATGAAAACAGGAAACAAAATAAGTAGCGGCGTTAAATTATCAAGTAACGAATCGATCGTTTATCCCTCCGGCGACTTCTTTTCAACCCCGGCGCGCAGTGATTTTGGTGATTTTTTATTGGAATTGAAGCGCTTTTGGCGGTCCCACCCCGAAATCCAAGTGGCCATGACCGCCGATCTCGACGCCCACGCCATGGCGGAAAAGCTCGAACGGCGGAAAAACCGTGAGTTCGATCTGGCGCAGACCGAGGCGTTGTTCGCCGTGCCGGCGTCAGGCACGGCGGAAAAAACGCAAGCCGAGTTCCTCGCCGCAGGGCGTCCGCGCACCCCCGCTGTTGTGGTTTTTATCACGGCCATGGCCACCGGTTACCTGGGGTCGCAATACGGTGCCTGCCCCCGGATGGTGCTGCTTGAATCGGCATCGTTGCGCACCTTGCTCGATGATTTGGGGTACACGCTGCCTGCACCTAATACCGTTGGCCCCCTGATAAATCGCCTGAGTGAAAGTACTCTCGCCCTGATCCACCGGGCCCAATTGGCCGGTATTTTGTCCGAAGGGCTCGATTCGTTTACCGATATCACCCTGGACAGCACGGCGATCAAGGCATCCAGTTGCTGGCCAACAGACTCCGGTATCATTTATCGACTCTTTGAGCGAGCCTACCGCTTGGGCGGCAAGCTCGACCAGGTCGGGCTTACCTCGCTGCAGGCTGGCTGCAAAGACCACTGGCTGGAGGAGTTGCGAAAGAGCGCCCGCGCCATCGCCCTGCTGGGTGGTGGTCCCCGCCGAGCCCAAAAACTCCGGCTGCTCTACGACCAGTTTTACCAAATCGCCTGCAAGTTGGGCGGCAGGTTGCTCACCCAAGTAGAAGCCGCAGAGGCCGAAGCAAATGTTAAACTGGCCAAGCTGCGGCCCTCCAAGCGCCGGATCGCGGAAGACCTACTGGACTGCATCCACGGGGACGTGGTCGCGGTGATTACGACGATCCAGCAAAGCATTGCGCGGGTGCATGATGGGGTGAAGACCAGGTCGAGGGAAAGGGTCCTCAGCCTGGCCGATCGCAGTGCTGCTTTTATTGAAAAAGGCGGGCGGGAACCGGTGATTGGCTACAAGCCGCAATTGGCCCGCAGCCGCGGCGGTTTTGTCACCGCGCTGATTCTCGACGCGGGCAACGTGGCTGATTGCAAGCAACTGGTGCCCCTGCTGATCCAGAATATCGCCAACACGGGCCTGGTGCCGGCGAGCGCGAACGTCGACGACGGCTACTCCAGCGCCGAAGGGCTGGCGCAGGCATACGAGCTGAAGGTGGCCAAGGTGAGCATCTCCGGCGCCAAGGGGCGCGCCTTGCTCGGCGAGGAACTGTGGAACCACCAGGATTATATCACGCTTCGCGCCGAGCGCAGCGCGATCGAGTCGCTGATGTTTACGCTCAAGTTCAACCACGGGTTCGGCCGGCCGGGTCGTCGCGGGTTGGCGGCGGTGCGCAGCGAACTGACCCTGAAGATCCTCGCGCACAACTTTGACCGGATGATTTTGGTGCGCGCCAGAAGGTCTCAGGAAAAGCCGCTGCCCTTGGCGGCCTGA
- a CDS encoding IS630 family transposase → MGRKAVRITCSEGDQQSLEKRATSRIESRQRVERARMILGCVSGEQVQEVARRCNTRPNTVIKWRDRFVLLGMKGLDDAARPGAKRTYGEDFRDRVLALLEGPPPPGQARWDGPAVARVLGGSVHAVWRVLRKEGICLQRQRSWCVSTDKQFAAKAADIVGLYLSPPEKALVISVDEKPGIQALERATGYVETDNGKIVQGLKSTYKRHGTLNLFAALDVATGLIKTQKTTLKRREEFLLFMDQVVADHPPERELHVILDNYCTHKKCDAWLARHPNVHFHFTPTSASWLNQVEIWFGILTRKALRGANFRSVAELSQAIDAFVAAYLPNAKPFKWRKREVKGSQLRNTIINLRN, encoded by the coding sequence ATGGGACGAAAAGCCGTGCGAATCACTTGTAGCGAGGGGGATCAGCAATCCCTAGAAAAACGGGCAACCAGCCGGATTGAGTCGAGGCAGCGAGTTGAGCGCGCCCGGATGATCCTTGGGTGCGTGAGTGGCGAGCAGGTGCAAGAGGTGGCGCGCCGCTGCAACACCAGGCCGAACACCGTAATAAAGTGGAGGGATCGCTTTGTGCTGCTTGGCATGAAGGGGCTGGATGATGCGGCACGGCCGGGCGCGAAGCGCACCTACGGTGAGGACTTTCGAGATCGGGTGCTGGCTTTATTGGAAGGGCCACCCCCTCCGGGGCAGGCGCGCTGGGATGGTCCAGCGGTGGCCCGTGTGCTCGGCGGCTCGGTGCACGCGGTCTGGCGAGTGCTGCGCAAGGAGGGCATTTGCCTGCAGCGCCAGCGCTCGTGGTGCGTGAGCACTGACAAGCAGTTCGCAGCCAAGGCAGCCGATATCGTCGGGCTCTACCTGAGCCCACCGGAAAAGGCATTGGTGATAAGTGTGGATGAAAAGCCTGGCATCCAAGCCCTAGAGCGCGCCACCGGTTACGTGGAGACCGACAATGGTAAAATCGTCCAGGGACTCAAAAGCACCTACAAGCGCCACGGTACACTCAACTTGTTCGCTGCCCTTGATGTGGCCACGGGCTTGATCAAGACGCAGAAAACCACCCTTAAGCGCCGGGAGGAGTTCCTGCTGTTCATGGACCAAGTGGTGGCGGATCACCCGCCCGAGAGAGAACTCCACGTGATTTTGGATAATTATTGCACCCACAAAAAGTGCGACGCTTGGCTCGCTCGGCACCCCAATGTCCACTTCCACTTTACCCCAACCTCGGCGAGTTGGCTCAATCAAGTTGAAATCTGGTTCGGCATACTAACAAGGAAGGCGCTACGGGGCGCGAACTTCAGAAGCGTCGCCGAACTTAGTCAGGCCATTGACGCTTTCGTCGCCGCCTACCTGCCCAATGCCAAGCCGTTCAAGTGGCGCAAGCGCGAGGTCAAGGGAAGCCAACTCAGAAATACTATCATTAATCTACGCAATTAA
- a CDS encoding NAD(P)-dependent oxidoreductase, producing MKILLTGYTGFIGSKLLAELLIAHHQVVCLGRRPPPLARSSLYEYVKCDLADNNGMEQVDWAGLDVVIHLASAGVKAAHRFWPECLATNIVGQQNLLSWVAQYKNIKKIIIAGTFYEKIVYENPVLWDNPYVATKWTASESFKAWAQHAGCISVLLHFFQVYGPGDESGNVLSYTKNSLRSGLVAKLGGGKSRRDWIYLDDAVGALMVALTNLSADPGFSAYDVGSGELHSIRETVEFMATRIGASPDLLEFDAKRDRHDAGVELAAQRFLPGWNPVYNYKAGLTQFSTT from the coding sequence GTGAAAATACTACTTACAGGCTACACCGGTTTCATCGGAAGCAAATTGTTGGCTGAGTTATTAATCGCTCATCACCAAGTAGTCTGTCTTGGGCGGCGACCACCTCCGTTAGCCAGGTCATCTCTGTACGAGTACGTCAAATGTGATCTTGCTGACAACAATGGCATGGAGCAGGTGGACTGGGCTGGCCTCGATGTTGTTATTCATTTGGCCTCGGCGGGAGTAAAAGCTGCGCATCGGTTTTGGCCAGAGTGCTTGGCTACAAATATCGTCGGTCAGCAAAACCTTTTGTCTTGGGTTGCCCAATATAAAAACATTAAAAAAATCATTATCGCAGGCACTTTTTACGAAAAAATTGTCTACGAGAATCCGGTTCTCTGGGATAATCCGTATGTTGCAACCAAATGGACCGCATCGGAAAGCTTTAAAGCATGGGCTCAGCATGCCGGATGCATTTCAGTTCTTCTCCACTTTTTCCAAGTCTATGGCCCCGGAGATGAATCGGGTAACGTCTTGAGCTATACTAAAAATTCATTACGCTCTGGGTTGGTTGCCAAACTGGGAGGGGGGAAAAGTCGAAGGGATTGGATTTATTTAGATGATGCCGTGGGAGCCCTCATGGTCGCGCTTACTAACTTATCGGCTGACCCGGGCTTTTCAGCCTACGACGTGGGTTCGGGTGAACTGCATTCGATTCGTGAAACGGTCGAGTTTATGGCAACGCGCATAGGTGCTTCCCCTGATTTGCTTGAATTTGATGCTAAGCGGGATCGGCATGATGCCGGTGTCGAATTAGCCGCGCAACGGTTTTTACCAGGATGGAACCCAGTCTATAATTACAAAGCAGGTTTAACTCAATTTTCTACCACATGA
- a CDS encoding SDR family NAD(P)-dependent oxidoreductase, protein MKLLITGGCGFLGSNLAASYLEEGAEVVIIDALLRSGGEQNRDWLKTLTKSENQLKIYHFDLAEKDAVETVFATHAPFDFICHVGGQVAMTTSLSDPRRDMLTNVVGTFNVLEAMRKYSPDALLAYSSTNKVYGDLERLRYQELSTRFTLPDYPNGLDESLTLDFASPYGCSKGAADQYVRDWHRNYGLKTVVFRHSSIYGGRQFSTFDQGWIGWFCAKAWEQKLNTQAPAFTISGTGKQVRDVLHADDLVSLYRAAYEHKNESAGEIFNIGGGINNSLSLLELFSVLEQKLGLQVPLNFNRLSRRQSDQDYFVADISKAARLLKWQPGVTTSVGLDRMLAWVGRNSK, encoded by the coding sequence ATGAAATTACTGATAACTGGCGGTTGTGGCTTCTTAGGTTCAAACCTAGCAGCATCATATTTGGAGGAAGGCGCAGAAGTCGTCATCATCGACGCCCTCTTGCGCTCGGGCGGCGAGCAGAATCGAGATTGGCTAAAAACTCTGACCAAATCAGAAAATCAGCTTAAGATTTATCACTTTGATTTGGCCGAAAAAGACGCCGTTGAAACGGTGTTTGCGACTCATGCCCCTTTTGACTTTATTTGTCATGTGGGCGGCCAAGTGGCGATGACGACCTCATTGTCGGATCCCCGGCGTGACATGCTCACCAACGTGGTTGGGACCTTTAATGTGTTGGAGGCGATGCGTAAATATTCACCCGATGCGCTTCTGGCTTATTCATCCACCAATAAGGTTTACGGCGACCTCGAACGTTTACGTTACCAAGAATTATCCACTCGGTTTACTTTGCCCGATTACCCGAATGGCCTAGATGAATCACTGACATTAGATTTTGCCAGCCCTTATGGCTGCTCAAAAGGCGCGGCAGACCAGTATGTGCGCGACTGGCATCGCAATTATGGACTAAAGACCGTGGTATTCCGCCATTCTTCAATTTATGGGGGGCGCCAATTCTCCACATTTGATCAAGGTTGGATTGGCTGGTTCTGCGCAAAAGCTTGGGAACAAAAGCTAAACACCCAAGCACCTGCATTTACTATTTCGGGGACGGGTAAACAGGTGCGTGACGTCCTCCATGCCGATGATTTAGTCAGCCTCTATCGCGCAGCATATGAACATAAGAATGAATCGGCCGGGGAAATATTCAATATCGGTGGAGGAATAAACAATAGTTTAAGCTTGCTGGAACTGTTTTCGGTTTTGGAGCAAAAGCTCGGCTTGCAGGTTCCGCTCAATTTCAACCGATTGAGCCGCCGTCAAAGTGACCAAGACTATTTTGTTGCCGATATTAGCAAGGCTGCACGCCTATTAAAATGGCAGCCTGGTGTGACCACAAGTGTGGGCCTTGACCGGATGCTCGCTTGGGTGGGCCGAAATTCTAAATAA
- a CDS encoding addiction module protein, with product MATLLPLDKMTRIQKVRAMNELWTDLTCDSDSLPSPAWHAVELKKRKAKAAAGQVVWTDWIVAKERLRQKLNAH from the coding sequence ATGGCTACCCTCCTTCCTCTTGATAAGATGACCCGTATTCAAAAGGTTAGAGCAATGAATGAACTCTGGACGGATCTTACCTGCGATTCTGATAGCTTACCCAGTCCAGCATGGCATGCAGTTGAACTCAAAAAAAGAAAAGCCAAAGCAGCCGCAGGTCAGGTGGTGTGGACTGACTGGATTGTCGCTAAAGAGCGCCTGCGCCAAAAACTCAATGCGCATTAA
- a CDS encoding DUF5615 family PIN-like protein codes for MRFLIDAHLPRRLAFALRAEAHDAVHTLELPHGNATTDAFIATWADTHDAIVISKDSDFYQARALTGTPRKLCLIQTGNCRNDELIVLVMSNLATITDAFNRSACVELGRTLLVIHP; via the coding sequence GTGAGATTTTTGATTGATGCGCATCTGCCGCGCCGTTTGGCCTTTGCTTTACGCGCTGAGGCTCATGACGCGGTACACACGCTGGAACTCCCCCATGGCAATGCCACTACAGATGCATTCATTGCAACGTGGGCAGATACCCATGATGCAATTGTAATCTCTAAGGATAGTGATTTTTACCAGGCGCGAGCATTGACCGGAACACCTCGTAAGTTGTGTTTAATTCAAACCGGTAATTGCAGAAATGATGAACTGATTGTGCTCGTCATGTCGAATCTGGCAACGATTACAGATGCTTTTAATCGTTCTGCCTGTGTTGAACTCGGCCGTACCTTGTTGGTCATCCACCCATAA
- a CDS encoding PIN domain-containing protein: protein MSKPRYILDTGPLIAYANSRDVHHAWACGVLDAIGEAPIVPEIVIAEACWVLRSSKATINELMTLTQSGAVRLVPVLGPSNPKILEWMMKYWPRMDLADACVLSLAERNPYARIITTDLRDFGVYRINGKPLTLIAPPLPV from the coding sequence GTGAGTAAACCACGTTACATTCTGGATACCGGCCCGTTGATTGCCTACGCGAATAGTCGGGATGTGCACCATGCCTGGGCGTGTGGAGTCTTAGATGCAATTGGAGAAGCTCCCATCGTCCCCGAAATAGTCATAGCGGAAGCCTGCTGGGTGCTGCGTTCATCCAAAGCAACCATCAACGAACTTATGACGTTAACCCAGAGTGGCGCAGTTCGGCTCGTTCCCGTTTTGGGTCCATCCAATCCAAAGATTTTAGAATGGATGATGAAATATTGGCCGCGAATGGATTTGGCCGATGCCTGCGTACTAAGTTTAGCAGAACGAAACCCCTATGCTCGAATTATCACTACCGACTTGAGGGACTTTGGAGTATATCGGATTAATGGTAAACCATTGACTCTTATAGCTCCTCCTTTACCCGTTTGA
- the rfbG gene encoding CDP-glucose 4,6-dehydratase, whose amino-acid sequence MSFASIYHGKRVLVTGHTGFKGAWLAEWLLSLGAEVTGFALPPPTTPSLFDQLSLKNRLRHIQGDIRDLSAVRTAVAACQPDFVFHLAAQPLVRLSYSTPVETYATNVMGTVNVLEAVRLAADPARPCVVVSITTDKCYENKEWVHSYREEDPMGGYDPYSSSKGAAELVIASYRRSFFSAPDSPVKLASARAGNVIGGGDWALDRIVPDCIRALASGAIIPVRNKVATRPWQHVLEPLSGYLWLGACLHSSQLSAFSAKLPSAFNFGPSLASNRTVAELVQEILKHWPGQWSDQSDPHALHEAQLLNLATDKAHHFLGWSPAWPFAETIAQTVNWYRESSSASLDLHALTTAQIADYTATAHAAGIPWAR is encoded by the coding sequence ATGTCCTTCGCTTCAATTTACCACGGTAAGCGCGTACTGGTCACCGGCCACACCGGGTTCAAAGGCGCCTGGCTAGCCGAGTGGTTACTCTCCCTCGGTGCTGAGGTTACCGGCTTTGCCCTGCCTCCACCCACCACTCCCTCGCTGTTCGACCAGCTCTCCTTAAAAAACCGCCTTCGCCACATCCAGGGCGACATCCGCGACTTGTCCGCCGTACGCACCGCCGTCGCGGCCTGCCAGCCCGACTTCGTGTTCCACCTCGCCGCGCAACCCCTGGTGCGCCTCTCCTATTCTACGCCGGTCGAAACCTACGCGACCAACGTCATGGGCACCGTTAACGTGCTCGAGGCCGTCCGCCTGGCCGCCGATCCCGCCCGTCCCTGTGTCGTCGTGTCCATCACCACCGACAAGTGCTACGAAAACAAAGAGTGGGTCCACAGCTACCGCGAAGAAGACCCCATGGGTGGCTATGACCCCTACAGCTCCTCCAAGGGTGCCGCCGAACTGGTGATCGCCTCCTACCGCCGCTCGTTTTTTTCGGCCCCCGATTCTCCGGTGAAACTCGCCTCGGCCCGCGCCGGCAACGTCATCGGCGGCGGCGATTGGGCCCTCGACCGCATCGTGCCGGATTGCATCCGCGCCCTTGCCAGCGGCGCCATCATTCCCGTCCGCAACAAGGTCGCCACCCGCCCCTGGCAGCACGTCTTGGAGCCGCTCTCCGGTTATCTCTGGCTGGGTGCCTGCCTCCATAGCTCGCAGCTCTCAGCATTCAGCGCCAAACTCCCCAGCGCCTTTAACTTCGGCCCATCCCTCGCCTCCAACCGCACCGTCGCCGAACTGGTGCAAGAAATCCTCAAACACTGGCCCGGACAGTGGTCTGACCAATCCGACCCGCACGCCCTCCACGAGGCCCAGCTGCTCAACCTCGCTACCGACAAGGCCCACCATTTCCTCGGCTGGTCACCCGCTTGGCCCTTTGCCGAAACCATTGCCCAAACCGTGAACTGGTACCGTGAGTCCTCCTCCGCCTCCCTTGATCTTCACGCCCTCACCACGGCCCAGATTGCCGACTACACCGCCACCGCCCACGCGGCCGGAATTCCCTGGGCACGCTGA
- the rfbF gene encoding glucose-1-phosphate cytidylyltransferase: MKAVILAGGLGTRISEETHLKPKPMVEIGGRPILWHVLKCYSAHGINDFVICAGYKGYVIKEYFANYFLHMSDVTFDMKDNRMEVHQRRSEPWRVTIVDTGDSTMTGGRLKRVREYLGNEPFCFTYGDGVGDVNITESIAFHQREGRKATLTGVQPPGRFGALDIVGNQVKSFQEKPDGDGSWINGGFFVLEPSVIDLVIDDKTIWERQPLESLAQSDQLSIYKHRGFWQPMDTLRDKQHLEELWASGKAPWKTWK; this comes from the coding sequence ATGAAAGCAGTCATCCTCGCCGGCGGTCTCGGTACGCGTATCAGTGAAGAGACCCACCTCAAGCCCAAGCCCATGGTCGAGATCGGCGGGCGACCCATCCTTTGGCATGTTCTCAAATGTTACTCCGCCCATGGCATCAATGATTTCGTGATCTGCGCCGGCTACAAGGGCTATGTCATCAAGGAATACTTCGCTAATTACTTCCTGCACATGTCCGACGTCACCTTTGATATGAAGGATAATCGCATGGAGGTTCACCAGCGCCGCTCCGAGCCTTGGCGCGTCACCATCGTTGACACCGGTGACAGCACCATGACCGGCGGCCGCCTCAAGCGCGTGCGTGAATATCTCGGCAACGAACCCTTTTGTTTCACCTATGGTGACGGGGTGGGGGACGTAAACATCACTGAATCGATTGCCTTCCACCAACGTGAGGGCCGCAAGGCCACCCTCACCGGTGTGCAACCCCCCGGTCGTTTCGGTGCCTTGGATATTGTCGGCAACCAAGTTAAAAGCTTCCAAGAAAAACCCGACGGCGACGGGAGTTGGATCAATGGGGGCTTTTTTGTGCTCGAACCCTCAGTGATCGATCTGGTGATCGATGATAAAACCATCTGGGAACGCCAGCCCCTCGAATCCCTCGCCCAATCCGACCAACTCAGTATTTATAAACACCGCGGTTTCTGGCAGCCGATGGACACCCTGCGCGACAAGCAGCACCTCGAAGAGCTCTGGGCTTCCGGCAAGGCTCCGTGGAAAACCTGGAAGTAA
- a CDS encoding type II toxin-antitoxin system RelE/ParE family toxin, whose amino-acid sequence MRINLSDDAERDLERGYLFYEKQSDGLGDYFLDTLNSEIDSLLLYAGVHRRVHGLHRLLVKSFPFAVYYEASGELVSVSAVLDCRSNPRKIRPILRKRKKKNDF is encoded by the coding sequence ATGCGCATTAATTTAAGTGATGATGCCGAAAGGGATCTTGAACGCGGCTATCTTTTTTATGAAAAACAGAGCGATGGGCTCGGTGATTATTTTTTAGACACTCTTAATTCCGAGATCGATTCTCTGTTATTGTATGCTGGTGTTCATCGCCGGGTTCATGGACTCCATAGATTGTTAGTGAAAAGCTTTCCGTTTGCTGTTTATTATGAAGCAAGTGGTGAACTTGTCTCCGTTTCGGCTGTTTTAGATTGTCGAAGTAACCCACGTAAAATTCGCCCGATATTAAGGAAACGTAAGAAAAAAAATGATTTTTAA
- a CDS encoding DUF433 domain-containing protein: MNTLFDRITTDPEICHGKPCIRGLRYPVETVLEWLASGMSSAEILADYNDLNEADIHAALAYASALARTRSTIALAS; encoded by the coding sequence ATGAATACTCTTTTTGATCGAATTACAACCGACCCTGAAATCTGTCATGGGAAACCCTGCATCCGCGGGTTGCGCTATCCCGTTGAAACCGTGCTCGAGTGGTTGGCATCAGGAATGAGCTCGGCCGAAATTCTCGCTGATTATAACGACTTGAATGAAGCTGATATTCATGCGGCATTGGCTTATGCGAGTGCACTCGCACGCACACGCTCAACGATTGCCCTTGCCTCGTGA